The following proteins are encoded in a genomic region of Streptomyces collinus Tu 365:
- a CDS encoding N-acyl homoserine lactonase family protein, translating to MGKNMPVRRLDLGYFIRPASETGGLQPRVEPVLAYLVQHDHGLILFDSGIGTADPETEAHYRPRRRDLQDALSAAGVALDDISLVANCHLHFDHCGGNPLLGGKPILVQDVELATARSGDYTFDELIDFPAASYEEFAGEAEVWPGVWIIPTPGHTQGHQSLVLRQADGTVILAGQAHDFASHFASDQLARQAALHGVEQPLPAYQHWLERLADFDPRRVLFAHDCSVWEPSQSTF from the coding sequence ATGGGGAAGAACATGCCGGTGCGTCGCCTTGATCTGGGGTATTTCATCCGGCCCGCGTCGGAGACCGGTGGCCTGCAGCCGCGGGTCGAACCTGTGCTCGCCTACCTGGTGCAGCACGATCACGGTCTGATCCTGTTCGACTCCGGCATCGGCACAGCGGATCCCGAGACCGAAGCCCATTACCGTCCCCGACGCCGGGACTTGCAGGATGCCCTGTCCGCGGCCGGAGTCGCTCTTGACGACATCTCCCTCGTCGCGAACTGCCATCTCCACTTCGACCACTGCGGTGGGAACCCGCTCCTGGGCGGCAAGCCCATCCTGGTCCAGGACGTCGAGCTGGCCACTGCCCGCAGCGGCGATTACACCTTCGACGAGTTAATCGATTTTCCTGCCGCGTCCTATGAGGAATTCGCCGGTGAGGCGGAGGTCTGGCCGGGCGTCTGGATCATTCCGACACCAGGGCACACTCAAGGGCATCAGTCGCTGGTCCTCCGGCAAGCCGACGGCACGGTAATCCTCGCCGGCCAGGCGCACGACTTCGCCTCCCACTTCGCATCCGACCAGCTGGCCCGCCAAGCGGCGCTTCACGGCGTGGAGCAGCCGCTTCCCGCCTACCAGCACTGGCTGGAGCGACTCGCCGACTTCGACCCACGACGCGTCCTCTTCGCGCACGACTGCTCGGTCTGGGAACCGTCGCAAAGCACCTTCTAG
- a CDS encoding helicase associated domain-containing protein, which produces MPQRPRCPGSTPGHRLHCRPGLGGGPQWLWRAQGKGGPGKNADRAAVRAKQLTAIDADWNCPWPLDWQRHHRVLADLAADEPGSRLPDIAPGVLLNGDDLGRWLKQQRKPATWKQLTTEQQQRLTRLGVTPSPAPAADGAAKGPGEGREQGTGGVPEGTGSPGAVGRTRRPAARTPQRHRGDRG; this is translated from the coding sequence CTGCCGCAGCGGCCGCGGTGCCCCGGGTCCACGCCGGGGCACCGGCTGCACTGCCGACCGGGCCTTGGCGGCGGGCCGCAGTGGCTGTGGCGGGCGCAGGGGAAGGGCGGCCCCGGCAAAAACGCGGATCGGGCCGCCGTACGCGCGAAGCAGCTCACCGCGATCGACGCCGACTGGAACTGCCCCTGGCCGCTGGACTGGCAGCGCCACCACCGCGTCCTCGCCGACCTCGCCGCCGACGAACCAGGCAGCCGGCTCCCCGACATCGCCCCCGGCGTCCTCCTTAACGGCGACGACCTCGGACGCTGGCTGAAGCAGCAGCGCAAACCAGCCACCTGGAAACAGCTCACCACCGAACAACAGCAACGGCTCACCCGGCTGGGCGTGACACCGTCCCCGGCACCAGCCGCTGATGGCGCGGCGAAGGGCCCGGGGGAAGGCCGGGAGCAAGGCACAGGCGGCGTTCCAGAGGGGACTGGCAGCCCTGGCGCAGTGGGTCGAACGCGAAGGCCAGCGGCCCGTACCCCGCAGCGCCATCGTGGAGATCGCGGTTGA